In Heterodontus francisci isolate sHetFra1 unplaced genomic scaffold, sHetFra1.hap1 HAP1_SCAFFOLD_51_2, whole genome shotgun sequence, a single window of DNA contains:
- the LOC137363025 gene encoding histone H2B 5-like, whose amino-acid sequence RRRKSRKESYSIYIYKVMKQVHPDTGISSKAMSIMNSFVNDIFERIAGEASRLAHYNKRSTISSREIHTAVRLLLPGELAKHAVSEGTKAVTKYTSSK is encoded by the coding sequence aggcggagaaagtcgaggaaggagagttactccatctacatctacaaagtgatgaagcaggttcaccccgacaccggcatctcctccaaggccatgagcatcatgaactcgtttgtgaacgatattttcgagcgcatcgcgggtgaagcttcccgcctggcccattacaacaagcgcagcaccatcagctcccgggagatccataccgccgtgcgcctgctgctgcctggggagctggccaagcacgccgtgtcggaagggacaaaggcggtgaccaagtacaccagttccaagtaa